The DNA segment CCGCGTTCGAAGCTCCTGATGAGACAGACCTGCCAACCAGGAATATGAACATGACGTTTATCGTTACTGATAACTGCATCAAGTGCAAACACACCGACTGTGTGGAAGTTTGCCCGGTAGATTGCTTCTACGAGGGCCCGAACTTTTTGGTTATTGACCCTGACGAGTGCATCGACTGCGCCCTGTGCGAGCCTGAATGCCCGGTTGAGGCTATTTTCTCGGAAGACGAGCTGCCTGAAAACCAGAAAGTGTTTATCGAACTGAACGCAGATCTGGCCGGAAAATGGCCTAACATCACAGAGAAAAAAGAGGCAATGGTTGACGCTGAAAAATGGGACGGAGTACCAGACAAGCTGCAGTATCTGGAAAAGTAACTATTCATAAATAGTAAAACCGTTAACGTGTGCGAGATAGCAAACAGCCGGCTGACTGCCGGCTTTTTTGTGTCTGGTGATCGTGTTTTTTCAGACACAAAAAAGGGAGGCACCAAGGCCTCCCAAGGACACACATCGTTTTGCCGCAAGGGCCTTGTGACCCCGGTCGGCAGAATTCTTTAGCTTTTTGGTATGATTTCCGCCTGAACGATCACATCATCGGCACCCGGGGAGTCCGGATCCGGCGTGAAGCCCAGCAGCTTTGTGCGCTCAATCAGGAAGTAGAGCACCGCACCCGTGGCCAATCCCCAGCCCGCGCCATATACCGCAAGCACCACACCCATGGTGCCGGCAATGCCGCGTTCGGTGTTGTTCTCCAGTTGCTCCAGGCCCACCATCAAACAGATGTAACCGGTCAGCAGCAGGGTCA comes from the Marinobacter psychrophilus genome and includes:
- the fdxA gene encoding ferredoxin FdxA — protein: MTFIVTDNCIKCKHTDCVEVCPVDCFYEGPNFLVIDPDECIDCALCEPECPVEAIFSEDELPENQKVFIELNADLAGKWPNITEKKEAMVDAEKWDGVPDKLQYLEK